The proteins below are encoded in one region of Tsuneonella sp. CC-YZS046:
- a CDS encoding 50S ribosomal protein L23, translated as MAKTQEVDVRHYDVILAPHITEKATLLSEHNAVVFKVSDDATKPQIKEAVEALFDVKVTGVNTIVQKGKAKRWKGKPYKRSDVKKAIVTLAEGQSIDVTSGI; from the coding sequence ATGGCTAAGACTCAGGAAGTGGACGTGCGTCACTACGACGTGATCCTCGCTCCCCACATCACCGAGAAGGCGACCCTGCTCTCCGAGCATAACGCGGTCGTGTTCAAGGTGTCCGACGATGCGACCAAGCCGCAGATCAAGGAAGCGGTGGAAGCGCTGTTCGACGTCAAGGTGACGGGTGTGAACACCATCGTCCAGAAGGGCAAGGCGAAGCGCTGGAAGGGCAAGCCCTACAAGCGCAGCGATGTGAAGAAGGCGATCGTGACGCTGGCCGAGGGCCAGTCCATCGACGTCACCAGCGGTATCTGA
- the tuf gene encoding elongation factor Tu, with product MAKAKFERNKPHCNIGTIGHVDHGKTTLTAAITKVLAESFGGEAVDFANIDKAPEERERGITISTAHVEYETGARHYAHVDCPGHADYVKNMITGAAQMDGAILVVNAADGPMPQTREHILLARQVGVPALVVFMNKVDQVDDEEILELVELEVRELLSSYDFPGDDIPIVKGSALAALEGRDDEIGKNAILELMQAVDDYIPQPARPVDKPFLMPVEDVFSISGRGTVVTGRVETGIIKVGEEVEIVGLKDTQKTTVTGVEMFRKLLDQGEAGDNIGALIRGVAREDVERGQVLCKPGSVTPHTEFSAEVYVLSKDEGGRHTPFFANYRPQFYFRTTDVTGEVILPEGTEMVMPGDNVTIGVKLIAPIAMDEGLRFAIREGGRTVGSGVVSSITK from the coding sequence ATGGCTAAGGCTAAATTCGAGCGGAACAAACCGCACTGCAATATCGGCACCATTGGTCACGTCGACCACGGCAAGACCACGCTGACCGCTGCGATCACCAAGGTTCTGGCTGAATCCTTCGGCGGTGAAGCCGTCGATTTCGCCAATATCGACAAGGCTCCGGAAGAGCGCGAGCGCGGCATCACCATTTCGACCGCGCACGTCGAATATGAAACCGGCGCCCGCCACTATGCGCACGTCGATTGCCCGGGCCACGCCGACTATGTGAAGAACATGATCACCGGCGCCGCGCAGATGGACGGCGCGATCCTGGTGGTGAACGCCGCCGACGGCCCGATGCCGCAGACCCGCGAGCACATCCTGCTCGCCCGTCAGGTCGGCGTGCCGGCCCTGGTCGTGTTCATGAACAAGGTCGATCAGGTCGACGACGAGGAAATCCTCGAGCTGGTCGAACTCGAAGTTCGCGAGCTGCTCTCCAGCTACGATTTCCCGGGCGACGATATTCCGATCGTCAAGGGTTCGGCCCTGGCCGCTCTCGAAGGCCGCGACGACGAGATCGGCAAGAACGCCATTCTCGAGCTGATGCAGGCCGTCGACGACTACATCCCGCAGCCGGCCCGCCCGGTCGACAAGCCGTTCCTGATGCCGGTCGAAGACGTGTTCTCGATCTCGGGTCGCGGCACCGTGGTGACCGGCCGTGTCGAAACCGGCATCATCAAGGTCGGTGAGGAAGTCGAGATCGTCGGTCTGAAGGACACCCAGAAGACCACCGTGACCGGCGTCGAAATGTTCCGCAAGCTGCTCGATCAGGGCGAAGCGGGCGACAACATCGGCGCTCTGATCCGCGGTGTCGCGCGTGAAGACGTGGAACGCGGCCAGGTGCTGTGCAAGCCCGGTTCGGTTACGCCGCACACCGAGTTCAGCGCGGAAGTCTACGTGCTGTCGAAGGATGAAGGCGGCCGCCACACGCCGTTCTTTGCCAACTACCGTCCGCAGTTCTACTTCCGCACCACCGACGTGACCGGCGAAGTGATCCTTCCCGAAGGCACCGAGATGGTCATGCCGGGCGACAATGTGACGATCGGCGTGAAGCTGATCGCTCCGATCGCGATGGACGAAGGCCTGCGTTTCGCTATTCGCGAAGGCGGCCGCACCGTCGGTTCGGGGGTTGTCAGCTCGATCACGAAGTAA
- the rplC gene encoding 50S ribosomal protein L3, with the protein MRTGVIAKKVGMTRLFQEDGRHVPVTVLALEDCQVVSHRTAERDGYVALQVGSGEAKQKNVNKPQREHFAKAQVPLKQKVAEFRVESEEALLPVGATISADHFVAGQKVDITGHTQGKGFAGAMKRWGFGGMRATHGVSISHRAHGSTGNRQDPGRVFKNKKMAGHMGDRQRTQQNLEVVRTDADRGLIFVKGSVPGAKNAWLLVSDAVKLPLPEGVPFPGAVLEKANGVPENDAAPADVVVNEAETAVDAAPAQEAGGEAAAPENNSAATGDEGQEG; encoded by the coding sequence ATGCGCACTGGCGTGATCGCCAAGAAAGTCGGGATGACCCGCTTGTTCCAGGAGGATGGACGTCACGTTCCCGTGACCGTCCTGGCGCTGGAAGATTGCCAGGTTGTTTCCCACCGCACCGCCGAGCGTGACGGCTATGTCGCGCTGCAGGTCGGTTCGGGTGAGGCGAAGCAGAAGAATGTGAACAAGCCGCAGCGCGAGCATTTCGCGAAGGCGCAGGTTCCGCTGAAGCAGAAAGTCGCTGAATTCCGCGTCGAGAGCGAGGAGGCCCTGCTTCCCGTCGGCGCGACGATCAGTGCCGATCACTTCGTGGCGGGCCAGAAGGTGGACATCACCGGCCACACCCAGGGCAAGGGTTTCGCCGGTGCGATGAAGCGCTGGGGCTTCGGCGGCATGCGCGCCACCCATGGTGTCTCGATCTCGCACCGCGCTCACGGCTCGACCGGCAACCGCCAGGACCCGGGCCGCGTGTTCAAGAACAAGAAGATGGCCGGCCACATGGGTGACCGCCAGCGCACCCAGCAGAACCTCGAGGTCGTGCGCACGGACGCCGATCGCGGCCTGATCTTCGTGAAGGGTTCGGTTCCCGGCGCCAAGAATGCCTGGCTGCTGGTCAGCGATGCCGTGAAGCTGCCGTTGCCCGAAGGCGTGCCGTTCCCCGGCGCGGTCCTAGAGAAGGCCAATGGTGTTCCCGAGAACGATGCCGCTCCCGCCGATGTCGTCGTGAACGAAGCCGAAACCGCGGTCGATGCGGCGCCGGCCCAGGAAGCTGGCGGCGAAGCGGCTGCTCCCGAAAACAATTCCGCCGCCACCGGCGATGAAGGCCAGGAGGGCTAA
- the rpsJ gene encoding 30S ribosomal protein S10 translates to MEAQNIRIRLKAFDHRVLDQATGEIADTARRTGALIRGPIPLPTRIEKFTVNRGPHIDKKSREQFEVRTYKRLLDIVQPNAQTVDALMKLDLAAGVNVEIKLA, encoded by the coding sequence ATGGAAGCTCAGAATATCCGCATTCGCCTCAAGGCGTTCGACCATCGCGTGCTTGACCAGGCAACTGGTGAAATCGCGGACACCGCCCGCCGCACGGGTGCGCTCATTCGGGGTCCCATTCCGCTGCCGACGCGTATCGAGAAGTTCACCGTCAACCGCGGCCCGCACATCGACAAGAAGTCGCGGGAGCAGTTCGAGGTTCGCACCTACAAGCGCCTGCTCGATATCGTGCAGCCGAATGCCCAGACCGTCGACGCGCTGATGAAGCTCGATCTGGCCGCTGGCGTAAATGTAGAAATTAAGCTGGCCTAA
- the rplB gene encoding 50S ribosomal protein L2, which yields MALKNYKPTSPARRGLVLVDKSGLWKGKPVKALTEGKRKTGGRNNKGHVTSRGIAGGHKQKYRYIDFKRRKWDVSATVERIEYDPNRTAFIALVKYEDGELAYILAPQRLGVGDTVVAGEKVDVKPGNAMLLSQMPVGTICHNIEMKPGKGGQIARSAGAYVQLVGRDRGLVIVRLNSGEQRYLRGDCMGTVGAVSNPDNSNQTLAKAGRNRWLGRRPLTRGVAKNPVDHPHGGGEGRTSGGRHPVTPWGKPTKGARTRNNKQTDKMIIRSRHAKKKR from the coding sequence ATGGCACTGAAGAATTACAAACCGACGAGCCCCGCGCGCCGCGGCCTGGTCCTCGTCGACAAGTCGGGCCTTTGGAAGGGCAAGCCGGTCAAGGCGCTTACCGAAGGCAAGCGCAAGACGGGCGGCCGCAACAACAAGGGCCATGTGACCTCGCGCGGCATCGCGGGCGGCCACAAGCAGAAGTATCGCTACATCGACTTCAAGCGTCGCAAGTGGGATGTTTCCGCCACTGTCGAGCGGATCGAATACGATCCCAACCGCACCGCGTTCATCGCGCTGGTGAAGTATGAAGACGGTGAGCTGGCCTATATCCTGGCTCCGCAGCGCCTCGGCGTCGGCGACACCGTTGTCGCGGGCGAAAAGGTCGACGTGAAGCCGGGCAATGCGATGCTGCTGTCGCAGATGCCGGTCGGCACGATCTGCCACAATATCGAGATGAAGCCGGGCAAGGGCGGCCAGATCGCCCGCTCGGCCGGTGCTTACGTCCAGCTCGTCGGCCGTGACCGCGGTCTGGTGATCGTTCGCCTGAACTCGGGCGAGCAGCGCTACCTGCGCGGCGATTGCATGGGCACGGTCGGCGCGGTGTCGAACCCCGACAATTCCAACCAGACGCTGGCCAAGGCGGGCCGCAATCGCTGGCTTGGCCGTCGTCCGCTTACTCGCGGTGTCGCCAAGAACCCGGTCGATCACCCGCATGGCGGTGGTGAAGGCCGGACTTCCGGCGGTCGCCATCCGGTCACGCCGTGGGGCAAGCCGACCAAGGGCGCCCGCACTCGCAACAACAAGCAGACGGACAAGATGATCATCCGTTCGCGTCACGCCAAGAAGAAGAGGTAA
- the rplD gene encoding 50S ribosomal protein L4: MKVKLQTLDGGKASGDIELSDAVFGVEPRTDILHRVVTWQLENRRGPARPTRERSDVARTGKKFGRQKGGGTARHGDRKAPIFIGGGKAHGARARDFGQSLNKKIRALGLKMALSAKAQDSSGNGLVVVDSLELKDAKTKALAGQLAKAGWGKKVLVIDGDGVNEGFARAAGNLPNINVLPAVGANVYDILKHDTLVLTRAAVEKLEARFNG; encoded by the coding sequence GTGAAGGTCAAGCTACAGACCCTGGATGGCGGTAAGGCCTCCGGCGACATCGAATTGTCGGATGCCGTGTTCGGCGTGGAGCCGCGCACCGACATCCTGCACCGCGTCGTCACCTGGCAGCTCGAAAACCGTCGCGGTCCGGCTCGTCCGACCCGCGAGCGTTCCGATGTTGCCCGCACCGGCAAGAAGTTCGGCCGCCAGAAGGGCGGCGGCACTGCCCGCCACGGTGACCGCAAGGCGCCGATCTTCATCGGCGGCGGCAAGGCTCACGGTGCGCGTGCCCGTGATTTCGGCCAGTCGCTCAACAAGAAGATCCGCGCGCTGGGCCTCAAGATGGCGCTTTCCGCCAAGGCCCAAGACTCCTCGGGGAACGGCCTCGTGGTTGTCGACAGCCTCGAGCTGAAGGACGCCAAGACCAAGGCGCTGGCCGGCCAGCTTGCAAAGGCGGGCTGGGGCAAGAAGGTTCTTGTCATTGATGGCGACGGCGTGAACGAAGGTTTCGCCCGGGCGGCGGGCAATCTGCCCAACATCAACGTGCTCCCGGCCGTCGGCGCCAATGTCTACGACATTCTCAAGCATGACACGCTGGTGCTGACCCGTGCTGCGGTCGAAAAACTGGAGGCGCGGTTCAATGGCTAA